The following coding sequences are from one Gossypium hirsutum isolate 1008001.06 chromosome A12, Gossypium_hirsutum_v2.1, whole genome shotgun sequence window:
- the LOC107920198 gene encoding uncharacterized protein: MAPYKALCCRKCCTLLCWTKFDERRVLGPELVFETKDKVRPIQDHLKVTSNRQKSYADLKRRDIEYSVGDFVFFKYRSDPSHVVSVNEIEVRLDLSFEEEPIKILCRDVKVLKRKIILLVKVL, from the exons atggcaccttacaaagcTTTGTGTTGTCGTAAGTGTTGCACCCTACTGTGTTGGACTAAATTCGATGAGCGacgagttttgggtcctgagttggtttttgaGACTAAAGATAAAGTTAGACCGATTCAGGATCATCTTAAGGTGACTTCtaatagacagaagtcctatgcagaTCTAAAAAGAAGGGATATCGAATACTCTGTGGGTGACTTTGTGTTCTTTAag TATCGGTCTGATCCATCTCACGTTGTTTCTGTTAATGAGATCGAGGTTAGACTAGATTTgtcttttgaggaggagccgatTAAGATTTTATGCCGAGATGTAAAGGTTTTGAAGAGGAAGATCATTCTGTTAGTTAAGGTTCTGTGA